From a single Bdellovibrionales bacterium CG10_big_fil_rev_8_21_14_0_10_45_34 genomic region:
- a CDS encoding TIGR01777 family protein gives MPNDGKGNFTMKILVTGATGFLGQKLCQELCRRGHSINALTRDPVKARLESSFKANFYKWSNLNENPPHEAFVGVDAIVHLMGESIASAKWTDKQKKRIRQSRIDTLKLIADVASQYCADTLKAVVSSSAIGIYGDRGDETLDEQSGLGTGFLADVCKEWEAALFDGFLFNSSLRKVAVRTGIVLDLTGGALEEMLPIFRKGVGSALGSGLQWMSWVSRRDLVSIYVTAIENEAAFGVYNGVSPSAVTNREFTEVLNTSLGLRTFMPPAPELALKVVLGDRAQLLLQSQKVVPMRLQEAGFSFRDSNLGVYFNEMLSDFQGGQRKVVFEQWVDRTVDEVFPFFADARNLEKITPPTLNFEIENLPASEVYEGMLIDYRLKVHGVPMSWRTKIAKWSPNESFCDEQIKGPYSKWVHTHTFEPLAGGCLLTDEVVYKIPLGALGRIFAGSFVFKDISKIFQFRRQFIHREFSKRT, from the coding sequence TTGCCAAATGATGGAAAGGGAAACTTCACCATGAAAATTTTAGTAACAGGTGCCACCGGTTTTTTGGGGCAAAAACTTTGCCAAGAACTTTGCCGACGCGGACACTCGATCAATGCGCTAACTCGCGATCCGGTCAAAGCAAGGCTTGAGTCTTCTTTCAAAGCTAATTTCTATAAATGGAGCAACCTCAATGAGAATCCTCCTCATGAGGCGTTTGTTGGAGTTGATGCCATCGTTCATCTTATGGGGGAGTCGATCGCGTCAGCAAAGTGGACGGATAAGCAGAAGAAAAGGATTCGGCAGAGTAGGATCGACACTCTCAAGCTGATTGCCGACGTCGCCTCTCAATACTGCGCGGATACTTTGAAAGCAGTCGTTTCGTCTTCGGCCATAGGAATTTACGGAGATCGCGGTGATGAAACGCTTGATGAGCAATCGGGGCTCGGAACGGGATTTCTAGCTGACGTTTGTAAAGAGTGGGAAGCCGCACTTTTTGATGGTTTCCTTTTTAATTCTTCGCTGAGAAAAGTGGCCGTGCGCACGGGAATTGTTCTTGATCTTACCGGCGGGGCGCTAGAGGAAATGCTACCCATCTTCCGCAAAGGAGTGGGCAGTGCTCTTGGTAGTGGCCTGCAGTGGATGAGCTGGGTATCACGGAGAGATCTCGTTTCGATATACGTAACAGCAATAGAGAACGAGGCGGCATTCGGGGTTTATAACGGTGTGAGCCCGTCCGCAGTGACCAATAGAGAATTCACAGAGGTTCTCAATACGAGTCTTGGACTTCGCACTTTTATGCCGCCGGCGCCGGAGTTGGCTTTGAAAGTCGTACTTGGAGATCGAGCACAGCTGCTACTGCAGTCTCAAAAAGTTGTTCCAATGAGGTTACAAGAGGCAGGTTTCTCGTTTCGTGATAGCAATCTCGGGGTTTACTTCAACGAAATGCTGAGTGACTTTCAGGGCGGCCAGCGGAAAGTGGTTTTTGAGCAATGGGTTGACCGCACGGTCGATGAAGTCTTTCCGTTCTTTGCGGATGCACGTAACCTCGAAAAGATTACGCCACCTACTTTAAACTTTGAAATTGAGAACTTGCCTGCAAGTGAAGTCTATGAAGGAATGCTCATTGATTATCGGCTTAAAGTGCACGGCGTGCCTATGTCATGGCGCACGAAAATTGCCAAATGGTCGCCCAATGAAAGCTTTTGTGACGAACAAATTAAAGGTCCCTATTCCAAATGGGTTCATACTCATACTTTTGAGCCTTTGGCAGGTGGATGCTTGTTGACCGATGAGGTGGTTTATAAAATTCCGCTGGGAGCTCTCGGAAGAATCTTTGCAGGGAGTTTTGTTTTTAAGGATATTTCAAAAATCTTTCAGTTTCGTCGCCAGTTTATTCACCGTGAGTTCTCGAAACGAACCTAA
- a CDS encoding glutathione peroxidase: protein MITKWINTLKGWQTAKNKEGQAIPADLELTLLSGKKVQWSELEGRVKLIVNTASLCGFTPQLKDLQKLSADYGPKGLAVIGFPSNDFGKQEPGDSEEIGKFCEAQFQVRFPLLQKDHVRGRNKQEVYKYLTVKSGSALSGEVLWNFEKFLIDKNNLPVARARSWVKPYDKRLINKIEELLAQT from the coding sequence ATGATCACCAAGTGGATTAACACACTTAAGGGTTGGCAGACCGCAAAAAACAAAGAGGGGCAGGCAATACCAGCTGATCTGGAGCTGACGCTTCTGTCGGGCAAGAAGGTTCAATGGTCCGAGCTTGAAGGTAGAGTTAAGCTAATAGTTAACACGGCCTCTCTTTGTGGTTTCACGCCCCAGCTAAAAGACTTACAAAAACTTTCTGCTGATTACGGTCCGAAGGGTCTTGCTGTTATTGGCTTCCCATCAAATGATTTCGGCAAGCAGGAGCCAGGTGACAGTGAAGAGATCGGCAAATTTTGTGAAGCGCAGTTTCAGGTTCGCTTTCCCCTCCTTCAGAAAGATCACGTCAGAGGAAGGAACAAACAAGAAGTTTACAAGTATTTGACCGTAAAGAGTGGTTCAGCCCTTTCAGGAGAAGTGCTCTGGAACTTCGAAAAGTTTCTCATCGACAAAAACAATTTGCCAGTGGCTCGCGCTCGTAGCTGGGTAAAGCCATATGACAAACGACTGATAAACAAGATTGAGGAGCTTTTGGCGCAGACGTGA